In one Nocardia tengchongensis genomic region, the following are encoded:
- a CDS encoding DLW-39 family protein: MKFVLTIVAIAAVAFGISKLRQRNDADLWHEVTTR; this comes from the coding sequence ATGAAATTCGTGCTCACGATCGTGGCGATCGCCGCGGTGGCCTTCGGAATCAGCAAGCTGCGGCAGCGCAATGACGCCGATCTCTGGCACGAGGTCACCACTCGCTGA
- a CDS encoding ATP-binding cassette domain-containing protein translates to MPDAIVAEGLVKRYGHLVALDGLDLSVPEGTVTALLGPNGAGKTTAVRVLTTLLVPDAGHAVVAGVDVLKDPQLLRSRIGTSGQYAAVDEYLTGFENLEMVGRLYHMGVRRSKERARELLDRFRLADAADRPVKGYSGGMRRRLDLAGALVANPPVLFLDEPTTGLDPRARLDLWDVIEELVAGGTTLLLTTQYLEEADRLADSIAVIDHGRVIAEGTSDELKAMVGGDRIELVVDHVDNLEIARQALEGLADGEIRLEPGLRRIIVPVAEGSQALVDAIGQLGEHRIQIHDVGLRRPSLDDVFLALTGHQAEELINGNRSADEKEGAR, encoded by the coding sequence ATGCCCGACGCCATAGTCGCCGAGGGTCTGGTCAAGAGGTACGGCCACCTGGTCGCGCTCGACGGCCTGGACCTGTCGGTCCCCGAAGGCACCGTGACAGCCCTGCTCGGCCCCAACGGCGCCGGTAAGACCACGGCCGTGCGGGTGCTCACCACCCTGTTGGTCCCCGATGCCGGGCATGCCGTCGTCGCCGGAGTGGACGTCCTGAAGGACCCGCAGCTGCTGCGCTCCCGCATCGGAACCTCCGGCCAGTACGCCGCCGTCGACGAATACCTCACCGGCTTCGAGAATCTGGAGATGGTCGGCCGCCTCTATCACATGGGGGTGCGGCGCAGTAAGGAGCGAGCGCGCGAGCTGCTGGACCGTTTCCGGCTCGCCGACGCCGCCGACCGGCCGGTCAAGGGCTACTCCGGCGGTATGCGCCGGCGCCTGGACCTGGCGGGCGCGCTGGTCGCGAATCCGCCGGTGCTGTTCCTCGACGAACCCACCACCGGCCTGGATCCCCGTGCGCGCCTGGATCTCTGGGACGTCATCGAGGAACTGGTGGCGGGCGGCACCACGCTGCTGCTGACCACCCAGTACCTGGAGGAGGCCGACCGGCTGGCCGACTCGATCGCCGTCATCGACCACGGCCGGGTCATCGCGGAGGGCACTTCCGACGAACTCAAGGCCATGGTCGGCGGCGACCGCATCGAGCTGGTCGTCGATCACGTGGACAACCTGGAGATCGCGCGGCAGGCGCTGGAAGGCTTGGCGGACGGCGAGATTCGGCTGGAGCCGGGACTGCGCCGCATCATCGTGCCGGTCGCGGAAGGGTCGCAGGCGCTGGTGGACGCGATCGGGCAGCTCGGCGAGCACCGGATACAGATCCACGACGTGGGTCTGCGCCGGCCCTCGCTCGACGACGTGTTCCTGGCCCTGACCGGACACCAGGCCGAGGAGCTGATCAACGGCAACCGGTCCGCCGACGAGAAGGAGGGAGCCCGATGA
- a CDS encoding ABC transporter permease produces the protein MSAMLAVAEKPSLAQRLAMVITDSITVTKRNVIKIRRVPDVLVFSTLSPIMFVLLFAYVFGSAITLQGTSYREFLIAGIFAQTVVFGATYTGLSLAEDMQKGIIDRFRSLPMAPSAVLIGRTVADMVMNVVSLVVMSLTGLVVGWRIRGSFLDAVLAYALLLLFAYAMSWILALIGLIVRAPEVYNNANFMVIFPLTFIANTFVPSQNLPTVLRVVAEWNPVSAVTQATRDLFGNTSPMGPSADVWPMRHPVATTLMWVVAILAVFVPLALKQYQRSVSR, from the coding sequence ATGAGCGCCATGCTCGCGGTCGCCGAAAAGCCTTCGCTCGCACAGCGACTGGCCATGGTGATCACCGACAGCATCACCGTCACCAAACGCAATGTCATCAAGATCCGGCGGGTGCCCGACGTCCTGGTGTTCTCCACCCTGTCGCCGATCATGTTCGTGCTGTTGTTCGCCTACGTCTTCGGTTCGGCGATCACCTTGCAGGGCACGTCCTATCGCGAGTTCCTGATCGCCGGCATCTTCGCCCAGACCGTGGTGTTCGGGGCCACCTACACGGGTCTGAGCCTGGCCGAGGACATGCAGAAGGGCATCATCGACCGGTTCCGTTCGCTGCCCATGGCGCCGTCGGCGGTGCTGATCGGGCGCACCGTGGCGGACATGGTGATGAATGTGGTGAGCCTGGTCGTCATGTCGCTGACCGGGCTGGTGGTGGGCTGGCGGATTCGCGGCTCGTTCCTCGACGCCGTGCTCGCGTATGCGCTGCTGCTGTTGTTCGCCTACGCGATGTCCTGGATCCTGGCCTTGATCGGACTGATCGTGCGGGCGCCGGAGGTGTACAACAACGCGAACTTCATGGTGATCTTCCCGCTCACGTTCATCGCCAACACCTTCGTGCCGTCCCAGAACCTGCCCACGGTGTTGCGTGTTGTGGCGGAATGGAATCCGGTGTCGGCGGTGACGCAGGCGACGCGCGACCTGTTCGGCAATACCAGTCCGATGGGGCCGAGCGCGGACGTCTGGCCCATGCGGCATCCGGTCGCGACGACCCTGATGTGGGTCGTCGCGATCCTCGCGGTCTTCGTGCCGCTGGCGCTGAAGCAGTATCAGCGGTCGGTGAGTCGCTGA
- the glmS gene encoding glutamine--fructose-6-phosphate transaminase (isomerizing) encodes MCGIVGYIGHREAVPVLLEGLHRLEYRGYDSAGLAVPHRGRLRITKTQGRVQDLRNRVDAEAARLRGNVGIAHTRWATHGEPSDANAHPHTDGSGRIAVVHNGIVENAEVLRAALTADGVEFVSDTDTEAIAHLVAAALEGSETLEDAVRTAMRRVEGTYGLLVLDARRPDELVVARNGSPIVLGVGDGEMFVASDVAALVHHTQRVVFLDDGELATVRADEFRTSTLGLDARRTDKTPTTIDMAAEDYALGGYPDFMRKEMAEQPDAVRRALRGRLDERFATAHLGGLNMDARELRGISKVVFLGCGSAYYAGQLGAQLVEELARIPAVAEPASEFRYRNPVVDPDALYVAISQSGETLDTLAAVQELQRKGGRVIGAVNVVGSAIARECGAGVFLHAGPEVSVASTKALTNMTVSFAMLGLLLGRVRDLSAAAGERIVSGLRALPDAIDAVLADEDVVADIASQFAKARSMFFIGRVRAWPVAREGAQKLKEISYIHAEAYQGSELKHGPLALIDAEMPSIVLVPGDELLAKNITTIEQIKARGGPVIAVTNTDLPDGLADAVIRVPAVCPELDPIILTIPLQLLAYHTAMALGRDVDKPRNLAKSVTVE; translated from the coding sequence ATGTGTGGAATCGTCGGTTACATCGGGCATCGTGAAGCCGTCCCGGTCCTGCTGGAGGGCCTGCACCGGCTGGAGTACCGAGGCTACGACTCCGCGGGCCTGGCGGTGCCGCACCGCGGCCGGCTGCGCATCACCAAGACCCAGGGCCGGGTCCAGGACCTGCGCAACCGCGTCGACGCCGAGGCCGCCCGGCTGCGCGGCAATGTCGGCATCGCCCACACCCGCTGGGCCACGCACGGCGAACCCTCCGACGCCAACGCGCACCCGCACACCGACGGCTCCGGCCGGATCGCGGTCGTGCACAACGGCATCGTGGAGAACGCCGAGGTGCTGCGCGCCGCACTGACCGCCGACGGCGTCGAATTCGTCTCCGACACCGACACCGAGGCCATCGCGCACCTGGTGGCCGCCGCCCTGGAGGGTTCGGAAACCCTCGAGGACGCGGTCCGCACCGCCATGCGCCGGGTCGAGGGCACCTACGGCCTGCTGGTGCTCGACGCCCGCCGCCCCGACGAACTGGTGGTGGCCCGCAACGGCTCCCCCATCGTGCTCGGCGTCGGCGACGGCGAGATGTTCGTGGCCTCGGATGTGGCGGCCCTGGTGCACCACACCCAGCGGGTGGTGTTCCTCGACGACGGCGAGCTGGCCACCGTGCGCGCCGACGAATTCCGCACCAGCACACTGGGTCTGGACGCCCGGCGCACGGACAAGACCCCGACCACCATCGACATGGCGGCCGAGGACTACGCGCTGGGCGGGTACCCCGACTTCATGCGCAAGGAGATGGCCGAACAGCCCGACGCCGTGCGCCGGGCCCTGCGCGGCCGGCTGGACGAACGCTTCGCCACCGCCCACCTGGGCGGCCTCAACATGGACGCACGCGAACTGCGCGGCATCAGCAAGGTGGTCTTCCTGGGCTGCGGCTCGGCCTATTACGCGGGCCAGCTGGGCGCGCAGCTGGTCGAGGAACTGGCCCGGATTCCGGCCGTCGCCGAGCCCGCCTCCGAATTCCGCTACCGCAACCCGGTGGTGGACCCGGACGCGCTCTACGTGGCGATCAGCCAGTCGGGCGAGACCCTGGACACCCTGGCCGCCGTGCAGGAGTTGCAGCGCAAGGGCGGCCGCGTCATCGGCGCGGTGAACGTGGTGGGCAGCGCCATCGCGCGGGAGTGCGGTGCGGGCGTGTTCCTGCACGCGGGCCCGGAGGTCTCGGTGGCCTCGACCAAGGCGCTCACCAACATGACGGTCTCCTTCGCCATGCTGGGTCTGCTGCTGGGCCGGGTGCGGGATCTGTCGGCCGCGGCGGGCGAGCGGATCGTGTCCGGGCTGCGCGCGCTGCCCGACGCCATCGACGCCGTGCTGGCCGACGAGGACGTGGTGGCCGATATCGCGTCCCAGTTCGCCAAGGCGCGCAGCATGTTCTTCATCGGCCGGGTGCGCGCGTGGCCGGTGGCCCGCGAGGGTGCGCAGAAGCTCAAGGAGATCTCCTACATCCACGCCGAGGCGTACCAGGGTTCCGAACTCAAGCACGGACCGCTGGCGCTGATCGACGCCGAGATGCCGAGCATCGTGCTGGTCCCCGGTGACGAACTGCTGGCCAAGAACATCACCACCATCGAGCAGATCAAGGCGCGCGGCGGCCCGGTCATCGCGGTCACCAACACCGATCTGCCGGATGGGCTGGCGGACGCGGTGATTCGGGTCCCGGCGGTGTGCCCGGAACTGGACCCGATCATCCTCACGATTCCGTTGCAGTTGCTGGCCTATCACACGGCCATGGCGCTGGGCCGGGACGTGGACAAGCCGCGCAACCTGGCCAAGAGCGTTACCGTCGAGTAA
- a CDS encoding peptidylprolyl isomerase — protein MCAVPSRHRACTYPGGVTSPNQTAVATLHTNHGDIKISLFGNHAPATVRNFIGLADGSKPYSAPNAAGTADGPFYDGSIFHRVIDGFMIQGGDPTGTGRGGPGFEFKDEFHPELRFDRGYLLAMANAGPGTNGSQFFITVGAQPHLNRKHTIFGEVLDPDSRKVVDTIATISTDRNDRPKDDVVINSVTIA, from the coding sequence ATGTGTGCCGTTCCGAGCCGCCACCGAGCCTGCACCTATCCTGGCGGCGTGACCTCACCGAACCAGACCGCAGTGGCGACGTTGCACACGAACCACGGCGACATCAAGATCTCGCTCTTCGGTAACCACGCCCCCGCCACGGTCCGCAATTTCATCGGACTGGCCGACGGCTCCAAGCCGTACAGCGCCCCGAACGCCGCCGGCACCGCCGACGGGCCCTTCTACGACGGCTCGATCTTCCACCGGGTGATCGACGGCTTCATGATCCAGGGCGGCGACCCGACCGGCACCGGCCGCGGCGGCCCGGGCTTCGAATTCAAGGACGAATTCCACCCGGAACTCCGCTTCGACCGCGGCTACCTGCTGGCCATGGCCAACGCCGGGCCCGGCACCAACGGCTCCCAGTTCTTCATCACGGTGGGCGCGCAGCCGCACCTGAACCGCAAACACACCATCTTCGGCGAGGTCCTGGACCCCGACTCCCGCAAGGTGGTCGACACCATCGCCACCATCTCGACCGACCGCAACGACCGTCCCAAGGACGATGTGGTGATCAACAGCGTGACCATCGCCTGA
- a CDS encoding rhomboid family intramembrane serine protease, whose product MQPQPPAPACYRHPDRATGLACTRCGRPACPECLTAAAVGQHCVECVRQGRADVRPVRNAAGTTVSRIPQPFVTYTLIALNVIVFAVTATQAHSVMDNKRSQLFYDWVLVPGFVGESGGWLRVLGSGFLHYGPIHLLANMFALYVLGPYCEVALGRARFVAVYLVSLLGGSAAITALSDPLTASAGASGAIFGIFGAVAVVMLRTRQNLTQIAVLLGINLVITFSVPGISVWGHLGGLLAGTVATGGILYLPRWLGIRDTRTALTVGWAAVAVVALTAVLVTAVAAPSL is encoded by the coding sequence ATGCAGCCCCAGCCGCCCGCACCCGCCTGCTACCGCCACCCCGACCGGGCCACCGGTCTGGCCTGCACCAGGTGCGGGCGTCCGGCCTGCCCCGAATGCCTCACCGCGGCCGCGGTCGGCCAGCACTGCGTGGAATGCGTCCGGCAGGGCCGTGCGGATGTCCGGCCGGTGCGCAATGCCGCCGGGACCACGGTGTCGCGGATACCGCAGCCGTTCGTGACGTACACCCTGATCGCGCTCAACGTGATCGTCTTCGCGGTCACCGCGACCCAGGCGCACAGCGTGATGGACAACAAGCGGTCACAACTGTTCTACGACTGGGTGCTGGTGCCGGGCTTCGTCGGCGAGAGCGGTGGCTGGCTGCGGGTGCTCGGGTCGGGCTTCCTGCACTACGGGCCGATTCACCTGCTGGCCAATATGTTCGCGCTCTACGTGCTCGGCCCCTACTGCGAGGTGGCGCTGGGCCGGGCGCGTTTCGTGGCCGTCTACCTGGTGTCGCTGCTGGGCGGCTCGGCGGCGATCACCGCGCTGTCGGATCCGCTGACGGCGTCGGCGGGCGCGTCGGGCGCGATCTTCGGGATCTTCGGCGCGGTGGCGGTGGTCATGCTGCGCACCCGGCAGAACCTCACCCAGATCGCGGTGCTGCTGGGGATCAACCTGGTGATCACCTTCTCGGTGCCGGGCATCTCGGTGTGGGGACACCTGGGTGGGCTGCTGGCCGGCACGGTCGCCACCGGCGGCATCCTCTATCTGCCGCGCTGGCTCGGAATTCGGGATACCCGCACCGCGCTGACCGTCGGCTGGGCCGCGGTGGCGGTGGTGGCGCTGACCGCGGTCCTGGTGACCGCGGTGGCCGCACCCAGCCTCTAG
- a CDS encoding PH domain-containing protein: MTATGPDSRLSWSTPPAALAACGIGGLVLAAAAILSTDGPGRLLIGIAALGLLGLTGLGLRQRPRLAVEPGDPVHVVVRGLTGPQRYTPEQVLRVRVVHYRRLGRRMPMLEMDVDQHGEERLIIFGRWDLGTHPEDVLEVLQVHLAR, translated from the coding sequence GTGACCGCTACCGGCCCCGATTCCCGTCTGTCCTGGTCCACACCCCCGGCCGCGCTGGCGGCCTGCGGCATCGGCGGCCTGGTGCTGGCCGCGGCCGCGATCCTCTCGACCGACGGTCCCGGCCGCCTGCTCATCGGGATCGCCGCGCTGGGACTGCTCGGCCTGACCGGCCTGGGCCTGCGGCAACGGCCGCGGCTGGCGGTCGAACCCGGTGACCCCGTGCATGTCGTGGTGCGCGGCCTGACCGGGCCTCAGCGCTACACCCCCGAGCAGGTGCTGCGGGTCCGCGTGGTGCACTACCGGCGGCTGGGTCGCCGGATGCCGATGCTGGAGATGGATGTGGACCAGCACGGCGAGGAGAGGCTGATCATCTTCGGCCGCTGGGATCTGGGCACGCACCCCGAGGATGTCCTCGAGGTGCTGCAGGTCCACTTGGCGCGCTAG
- the crgA gene encoding cell division protein CrgA encodes MPKSKVRKKTDYTINPASRTPVRVKSAGPSPVWYVAIMLGFMLAGLVWLLVYYLANEQIHWMSNLGAWNFLIGFGLMVVGLIMTMRWR; translated from the coding sequence ATGCCTAAGTCAAAGGTCCGGAAGAAGACCGACTACACGATCAACCCGGCGAGCCGCACCCCCGTGCGGGTGAAGTCGGCTGGTCCGTCGCCGGTCTGGTACGTCGCCATCATGCTCGGCTTCATGCTCGCGGGCCTGGTCTGGCTGCTCGTCTACTACCTGGCCAACGAGCAGATCCACTGGATGAGCAACCTGGGTGCGTGGAACTTCCTGATCGGGTTCGGCCTGATGGTGGTCGGTCTGATCATGACCATGCGCTGGCGCTGA
- a CDS encoding dihydrofolate reductase family protein has product MLSVAVSIDGYIDDASPDRLLLSNAADFDRVDVLRADSDAILIGAETLRRDNPRLLVNSSDRRLQRVAAGKPDYPVRVIVTAGGDLDPELRFWHSGGERLVYTTEAGAARIGDRLSGRAEVVSLGAAIDFAALLDDLGKRGLERLMVEGGGSIHTAFLSGGLVDEIWMAVAPLVVGDPAAPRFLGAADFPGGSNHRMQLADVARIGDIALLHYLPKEDSDVG; this is encoded by the coding sequence ATGCTGTCGGTGGCCGTCAGCATCGACGGCTATATCGACGATGCGAGCCCGGATCGGCTGTTGCTGTCCAACGCGGCCGATTTCGATCGGGTCGACGTTCTGCGCGCCGACTCGGACGCCATCCTGATCGGCGCGGAAACCCTGCGCCGCGACAATCCGCGACTGCTGGTCAACAGCTCGGACCGGCGCCTGCAACGGGTCGCCGCAGGCAAACCGGACTACCCGGTGCGGGTGATCGTCACCGCCGGCGGCGATCTCGACCCGGAGCTGCGGTTCTGGCACAGCGGCGGTGAGCGGCTGGTCTACACCACCGAGGCCGGGGCCGCCCGGATCGGCGATCGCCTGTCCGGCCGGGCCGAGGTCGTATCCCTCGGCGCCGCCATAGATTTCGCGGCCCTGCTCGACGACCTGGGTAAACGCGGCCTGGAACGCCTCATGGTCGAGGGCGGCGGTTCCATCCACACGGCCTTCCTGTCGGGCGGGCTGGTCGACGAGATCTGGATGGCCGTGGCGCCCTTGGTGGTCGGCGACCCGGCCGCCCCGCGCTTCCTGGGGGCCGCCGACTTCCCGGGCGGCTCGAATCACCGCATGCAGCTGGCCGATGTGGCGCGGATCGGTGATATCGCCCTGCTGCATTACCTGCCGAAGGAGGATTCCGATGTCGGATGA
- a CDS encoding dCMP deaminase has protein sequence MSDEARLDRGWMRHAIGLARLCPHSDTAFAVGAVIVGADGVEIEHGWSRETDDKVHAEESALNKLSADDPRLRHATLYSTLEPCSQRASQDRLPCTDRILRAGIRRVVIAWREPATFVDNCVGVERLREHGVDVVELPDLADEAMSMNRHLRL, from the coding sequence ATGTCGGATGAGGCACGGCTGGACCGCGGCTGGATGCGGCACGCCATCGGCCTGGCCCGGTTGTGCCCGCACAGTGACACCGCTTTCGCGGTGGGCGCGGTGATCGTGGGCGCGGACGGGGTGGAGATCGAGCACGGCTGGTCGCGGGAGACCGACGACAAGGTGCACGCGGAGGAGTCGGCGCTGAACAAGCTGTCCGCCGACGATCCGCGATTGCGGCACGCCACCCTGTACAGCACCCTGGAACCCTGCTCACAGCGCGCGAGTCAGGATCGGCTGCCGTGCACGGATCGCATTCTGCGGGCCGGGATCCGGCGCGTGGTCATCGCCTGGCGTGAGCCCGCCACCTTCGTGGACAACTGTGTGGGCGTGGAGCGGCTGCGTGAGCACGGCGTCGACGTGGTGGAGCTGCCGGATCTGGCCGATGAGGCCATGTCGATGAACCGGCATCTGCGCCTGTAG
- the pknB gene encoding Stk1 family PASTA domain-containing Ser/Thr kinase — protein MTTPKNLSSRYELGEIIGFGGMSEVHKARDLRLGRDVAIKVLRADLARDPTFYLRFKREAQNAAALNHPAIVAVYDTGEAEIDGGPLPYIVMEYVDGDTLRDLVRGKGPLPPRRAMEVIADVCAALDFSHRNGIVHRDMKPANIMINRAGAVKVMDFGIARALADSSNPMTQTAAVIGTAQYLSPEQARGEQVDARSDVYSVGCVLYEILTGEPPFTGDSPVAVAYQHVREDPRLPSTVYAGVPRELDSIILKAMSKNPANRYQTAAEMRADLIRVLGGQKPTAPMVMTDEDRLDDELPPPRSYRTVERRDDTTEQEIVEASPRRRTALLGILAVAAVAVVGLLLWLVGPGSRADQVAVPDVANQNYQLAQRDLEKAGFTVAIQQKNDPKVALNNVIATQPLGGSRVDKGSTITLQVSAGPSQVAVPKLAGLTRQQAEQNLNSQGLRLNPDVKHEASSADDKDKVVAQTPDAGQKTDTDGQVTITLGSGPDKVVVPNVVGQSIDVAQSTLGDTALFKVVVQEVPSNQPKGTVIATSPSAGTQADKGSTVTVQVSTGDQITMPDLRGMTPAQAVDMLRKSGWNGQVNQNTMSTLNAGEVGRILAQQPTAGSSLGKTQTVTITTGVLSLGPP, from the coding sequence ATGACGACCCCGAAGAACCTCTCCTCCCGCTACGAGCTGGGCGAGATCATCGGGTTCGGTGGCATGTCGGAGGTCCACAAGGCCCGAGACCTGCGGCTGGGCCGGGATGTGGCGATCAAGGTGCTACGCGCCGACCTCGCCCGCGACCCCACGTTCTATCTGCGCTTCAAGCGTGAGGCGCAGAACGCGGCCGCCCTCAACCATCCGGCCATCGTCGCGGTGTACGACACCGGCGAGGCCGAGATCGACGGCGGGCCGCTGCCCTACATCGTGATGGAGTACGTCGACGGCGACACCCTGCGCGACCTGGTGCGCGGCAAGGGACCGCTGCCGCCGCGGCGGGCCATGGAGGTCATCGCCGATGTGTGTGCGGCGCTGGACTTCTCGCACCGCAACGGCATCGTGCACCGGGATATGAAGCCCGCCAACATCATGATCAACCGGGCCGGCGCGGTGAAGGTGATGGACTTCGGCATCGCCCGCGCCCTCGCCGACAGCTCCAACCCCATGACCCAGACGGCCGCCGTCATCGGCACCGCCCAGTACCTGTCCCCCGAGCAGGCCCGCGGCGAGCAGGTGGACGCGCGCTCGGACGTGTACTCGGTGGGCTGCGTGCTCTACGAGATCCTCACCGGCGAACCGCCTTTCACCGGTGATTCCCCGGTCGCGGTCGCCTACCAGCATGTTCGTGAGGACCCGCGGCTGCCCTCGACCGTGTACGCGGGCGTGCCGCGCGAACTGGACTCGATCATCCTCAAGGCGATGAGCAAGAACCCGGCCAACCGGTATCAGACCGCGGCCGAGATGCGCGCCGACCTGATCCGGGTGCTGGGCGGGCAGAAGCCCACCGCGCCCATGGTGATGACCGACGAGGACCGCCTCGACGACGAACTGCCGCCGCCGCGCAGCTACCGCACCGTCGAACGCCGCGACGACACCACCGAACAGGAGATCGTCGAGGCCAGCCCGCGACGACGGACCGCGCTGCTCGGCATTCTCGCGGTGGCCGCGGTCGCCGTGGTCGGGCTACTGCTGTGGCTGGTCGGTCCCGGGTCGCGAGCCGACCAGGTCGCGGTGCCCGACGTGGCCAATCAGAATTACCAATTGGCGCAACGGGATCTGGAGAAGGCCGGTTTCACGGTCGCCATCCAGCAGAAGAACGATCCCAAGGTGGCGTTGAACAATGTCATCGCCACCCAGCCGCTGGGCGGATCCCGGGTCGACAAGGGCAGCACCATCACGCTGCAGGTGTCGGCGGGCCCGTCGCAGGTGGCGGTGCCGAAACTGGCCGGTCTGACCCGGCAGCAGGCCGAACAGAACTTGAATTCGCAAGGGCTGCGCCTGAATCCGGACGTGAAACATGAGGCGTCCAGCGCTGACGACAAGGACAAGGTCGTCGCGCAGACCCCCGACGCCGGGCAGAAGACCGACACCGACGGACAGGTCACCATCACCCTGGGTTCCGGCCCGGACAAGGTGGTGGTGCCCAATGTGGTCGGCCAGTCGATCGATGTCGCGCAGTCGACGCTCGGTGACACCGCCCTGTTCAAGGTCGTGGTCCAGGAAGTGCCGAGCAATCAGCCCAAGGGCACGGTCATCGCCACCAGCCCGTCCGCCGGCACCCAGGCCGACAAGGGTTCCACGGTGACCGTCCAGGTGTCGACCGGCGATCAGATCACCATGCCCGACCTGCGCGGTATGACTCCGGCCCAGGCCGTGGACATGCTGCGCAAGAGCGGCTGGAACGGGCAGGTCAACCAGAACACCATGAGTACGCTGAACGCGGGCGAGGTCGGGCGGATCCTGGCCCAGCAGCCGACCGCGGGTTCGTCGCTGGGCAAGACCCAGACGGTCACCATCACCACCGGCGTGCTGTCGCTCGGTCCCCCGTGA